The Bradyrhizobium guangxiense genomic sequence AACAAGCTGCGCTTTCTCGTCTGCGACGACAATCCGCACATGCGCCGCATCCTGCGGACGCTGCTGCATTCCTTTGGGGCGCGCGAGGTCTATGAGGCCGAGGACGGCGCAACGGCGCTCGAGATGTACAGCCATTACGTGCCCGACATCGTCATCACCGATTGGGCCATGCCGATCTTCGACGGGCTCGAGCTTGCGCAGATGATCCGGCAGCCGGAATCCAAGGGCAACCCCTACGCGCCGATCATCATGCTGACCGGGCATTCCGAGAAGCGCCGCGTCACGGTCGCGCGCGATGCCGGCGTCACCGAATTTTTGGCCAAGCCGATCTCGGCCAAGGGGCTCTATCAGCGCATCCTCAACGTGGTCGCCAATCCCCGTCCCTTCATCAAGACCAAGACCTATTTCGGGCCGGATCGGCGTCGCAACACCAATTCCGCCTATATGGGCCCCGAGCGCCGCGTCGGCGAAAAGCACGAGGTGTTGCAGCAGCCCTCGCTGCTCGACAAGGCCCGCTCCACCATCTAGCGCAACGTCTTCAGACGAGGCAGGCATCATGGCGAAGAAAAGCGCAAGGGACATCGAGGTCAAGGCCTTCGCCACGCATCAAATCATCACGCAGCCCAATCCGCTGCGCAAGGTGCTGCGCCGGGTCGAGGAGAAGGACCTGGACGATCCGGTAGGTCGCGCCGAGCAGGCGCTCGCGAGCCTTTCCGGCGAGTTCAAGCACTGGATGGCGATCGAGGTCGACAGGCTCTCCGCGGCCTGGACCGCCGTGCAGAAGGACGGCTTCACCAAGCAGCGGCGCGACGAGCTGTTCCACGCCGCCCACGACATCAAGGGCGACGCGGCGACGTTCGGCTTTCCGTCTGCGGCCGGAATCGCCGAGAGCCTGTGCCGGGTGATCGAGCACGCGCCGGATCTTGCGAAGGTGCCGGCCGAGCTGTTCACGCATCACATCAACGCCATCCTCGCCATCGTCCACGAGAACACCAAGCTCGACAGCATCAGCGTCTCCGCGGAGCTCAGCCGCCGCCTGCGCAAGATCGCGGACGACTATCTCACCGACGTCAACCGCGACCGCCCCGAGCATCTCGAGGTGATCCTGGCGCCGAGCATCGCGCCGTCGGAGTAAGGCGCCTCTCTTCTCGTCATTGCGAGCGCAGATATCACAGGGTGGGCAGCGAAGCGTGCCCACCATCTGTCGCTATCATTGATGGATTGCGCACACGGCGCTCTTGCGCCTTTGCCCGCCCTACGGCATCTCGTTATGCCGCGATCAGGTCGTCATACACCGGTTCGATCGCATCGTCCGCGACCAGCTCGTCGCAGAACAGCCGCGCCTCCTCGCGCGCGGACTCGGTGGCGAAGCGGCGCAGCAGGACCATCAGCGGCTCGGTGACGCCACGGTCGGTCTCGCAATGGGTGAGCACGCGCTCGACCATGCGCCGGCGCAGCCGGACCGCACCGTCGTCGCTGCCGACGAAGCCCTGCTCGTGGCAAGCCTCGAGCGCGACCTGGAAGGCCGCAAACGTCGCCTCGGGCAGCCCGGCGCGGCGGAGCAGC encodes the following:
- a CDS encoding Hpt domain-containing protein — encoded protein: MAKKSARDIEVKAFATHQIITQPNPLRKVLRRVEEKDLDDPVGRAEQALASLSGEFKHWMAIEVDRLSAAWTAVQKDGFTKQRRDELFHAAHDIKGDAATFGFPSAAGIAESLCRVIEHAPDLAKVPAELFTHHINAILAIVHENTKLDSISVSAELSRRLRKIADDYLTDVNRDRPEHLEVILAPSIAPSE
- a CDS encoding response regulator, coding for MFRIDFNKLRFLVCDDNPHMRRILRTLLHSFGAREVYEAEDGATALEMYSHYVPDIVITDWAMPIFDGLELAQMIRQPESKGNPYAPIIMLTGHSEKRRVTVARDAGVTEFLAKPISAKGLYQRILNVVANPRPFIKTKTYFGPDRRRNTNSAYMGPERRVGEKHEVLQQPSLLDKARSTI